A portion of the uncultured Draconibacterium sp. genome contains these proteins:
- a CDS encoding DUF6144 family protein has product MENFGKNNSRRNFIKKTCLSGSCLCGFLTFANESGAEEPTDSGKLMMQEWISTLLKSIDDNTEVSQQILKNCAQVHFQHLEMEKVLQPYKGEIEKFNAFLEKEWGWKIDYDKSTGVLLANENKDFCVCPMVNQEKGVDSSILCYCSEGFAERMFSFVSNKEVKAEVISSIHRGNNTCIYKVLL; this is encoded by the coding sequence ATGGAAAACTTCGGAAAGAACAACAGTCGCCGGAATTTTATCAAAAAAACCTGTCTGTCCGGATCGTGTTTATGTGGCTTCTTAACTTTTGCGAATGAAAGTGGAGCAGAAGAACCAACCGATTCAGGGAAATTAATGATGCAGGAGTGGATTTCTACCCTCTTAAAAAGTATCGATGATAACACGGAGGTTTCGCAACAGATTTTGAAGAATTGTGCGCAGGTACATTTTCAACATCTGGAAATGGAAAAAGTGTTACAACCGTATAAAGGCGAGATTGAAAAATTCAACGCATTTCTTGAAAAGGAGTGGGGCTGGAAGATTGATTACGATAAAAGTACCGGTGTTTTACTGGCCAACGAAAACAAGGATTTCTGTGTTTGCCCGATGGTAAATCAGGAAAAAGGAGTGGACTCATCAATTTTGTGTTATTGCTCCGAAGGATTTGCCGAACGAATGTTTTCGTTTGTTTCTAACAAGGAGGTTAAGGCAGAAGTAATATCATCTATTCACAGGGGAAATAATACGTGCATCTATAAAGTGCTGTTATAA
- a CDS encoding glycoside hydrolase family 27 protein, whose translation MKNLKLLSVAIFFALFACNNQKQVEPFAKGEFKTWAETPPMGWNSWDCYGPTVEEHEVKANADYMAENMKDYGWEYIVVDIRWFVENDKAGGYNQTDPIYVIDEYGRYQPAVNRFPSAADGKGFKELAEYVHGKGLKFGIHIMRGIPKVAVENKLPILGTDGITADQIYSTELQCPWLRDNYTIVADKPGAQEYYNSIMNMYAGWGVDFIKIDDLSRPYHQGEIELIRNAIDNCGRPIVLSTSPGATPITAADHVKEHANMWRMVDDVWDSWWHFDHLIKVTEQWYPHIAPGTWPDCDMIPLGRISIRGERGEDRMTRLSPDEQYSFMTLFTIFKSPLMFGGDLPSNDDFTLSLLTNEEVLKMHRESTDVKQLFQDESKVGITSKNPNTGEVYLALFNISDGEEPLNVGVGLSELGIDGECSAINMWTGEELGTFSGDISKELAPHQSILLKLQQ comes from the coding sequence ATGAAGAACTTAAAACTACTATCTGTCGCAATTTTCTTTGCACTTTTTGCATGTAACAATCAGAAACAAGTGGAGCCGTTTGCCAAAGGCGAGTTTAAAACCTGGGCCGAAACGCCACCAATGGGCTGGAATAGTTGGGACTGTTACGGACCAACCGTTGAAGAGCACGAGGTAAAAGCCAATGCCGACTACATGGCCGAGAACATGAAGGATTACGGCTGGGAATACATTGTGGTTGATATTCGCTGGTTTGTGGAGAACGACAAAGCCGGTGGTTACAACCAAACCGATCCAATTTATGTAATCGATGAATACGGACGTTACCAACCTGCTGTAAACCGTTTCCCGTCGGCTGCTGATGGAAAGGGATTTAAAGAGCTGGCCGAGTACGTGCACGGTAAAGGATTAAAGTTTGGTATCCACATTATGCGCGGAATTCCAAAAGTGGCGGTTGAAAATAAGTTGCCGATTTTAGGAACCGACGGTATCACTGCCGATCAGATTTATTCTACTGAATTGCAGTGCCCGTGGTTACGAGATAATTATACCATTGTTGCTGATAAGCCCGGTGCCCAGGAATATTATAATTCGATTATGAATATGTACGCCGGCTGGGGCGTTGATTTTATTAAGATCGACGACTTGTCGCGCCCATACCACCAAGGAGAAATTGAACTGATCCGAAACGCCATCGATAATTGTGGCCGCCCGATTGTTTTAAGTACATCGCCCGGTGCAACACCAATTACAGCTGCCGACCACGTAAAAGAGCATGCCAATATGTGGCGAATGGTCGACGATGTTTGGGACTCGTGGTGGCATTTCGACCACCTGATTAAAGTGACTGAACAATGGTATCCGCACATTGCACCCGGAACATGGCCTGATTGCGATATGATTCCGTTGGGACGTATCTCAATTCGTGGCGAGCGTGGCGAAGATCGTATGACGCGTCTTTCTCCTGATGAGCAATACTCGTTCATGACTTTGTTTACCATTTTTAAATCGCCACTAATGTTTGGCGGCGATCTGCCAAGTAACGATGATTTTACTCTTTCGTTGTTAACCAATGAGGAAGTGTTGAAAATGCACCGCGAAAGCACCGATGTTAAGCAACTTTTCCAGGATGAAAGTAAAGTGGGTATCACGTCAAAAAATCCAAATACCGGAGAAGTTTACCTGGCACTGTTCAATATTTCTGATGGCGAAGAGCCGTTAAATGTGGGTGTTGGACTTTCAGAATTAGGTATTGATGGCGAATGTTCTGCCATAAATATGTGGACTGGAGAAGAGCTTGGAACATTCTCCGGAGATATTAGTAAGGAGCTCGCTCCTCACCAAAGTATTTTGTTGAAACTACAACAATAA
- a CDS encoding glycoside hydrolase family 127 protein: protein MKYTALFILLFFALNSCVKEIDNSPVGYFNLSDVKLLDSEFKNAQELDKQYLLTLEPDRLLAPFLREAGLEPKAESYPNWENTGLDGHIGGHYLTGLSLMFAATGDKEIKERLDYMISELKRCQDANGNGYIGGVPGGETMWKEVKSGDIRAGGFDLNGKWVPLYNIHKTFAGLRDAWLYAGSETAKQMLIDMTDWMLDLVSGLSDEQIQTMLNSEHGGLNETFADVAEITGDEKYLELAKKFSHHVILDPLIEHHDELDGKHANTQIPKVIGYQRVAELDGDASWADASLFFWEDVVSDRSVCIGGNSVREHFHPKDDFSGMMNYVEGPETCNTYNMLKLTKMLYQDNGNDSRFMDYYEKALYNHILSSINPDNGGLVYFTPMRPNHYRVYSQPETSFWCCVGSGIENHGKYGEMIYAHSDEVLYVNLFIPSVLNWEEKATELVLETQFPDDDKVYLTINPKETSDFELHLRYPSWVEEGALKVLVNGKETKYNVSENGYAVLHRKWKKGDKVEVVLPMKITLEQMEDGGNNYAFEYGPIVLAAKTGTEDMDGLYADASRMGHVAQGKMIPLKDRPVIVASVDNLPSMLDKEDSDKLAFKLRGLYPKEYESGLELLPFYRVHDSRYNIYWPCATEDELSDMIREVEEAEKARIALDKITVDKVECGEQQPESDHFIKFEGSWTGYWNDSHFREANQWFSYNLKNTDTKGRFLYLKYFDKEPARSTEILVNDISANEIELNGEEGNDYQEKVIAIPESETTKKELILKIAATNKHNTMQLIEVRLLTKNEIP, encoded by the coding sequence ATGAAGTATACAGCGTTATTCATATTGTTATTTTTTGCCCTGAATTCATGTGTTAAAGAAATAGATAATTCGCCGGTCGGGTATTTTAATCTCAGTGATGTAAAATTGCTCGATAGCGAATTCAAAAACGCGCAGGAGCTGGATAAACAATATCTGTTAACGCTTGAGCCTGATCGTTTGCTGGCTCCGTTTTTGCGCGAAGCCGGTCTTGAACCAAAAGCTGAAAGTTATCCGAACTGGGAGAATACCGGTTTAGACGGGCACATTGGCGGACACTACCTCACCGGATTGTCATTGATGTTTGCAGCTACCGGCGATAAGGAAATCAAGGAGCGATTGGATTACATGATCTCCGAGTTAAAACGCTGCCAGGATGCCAACGGAAACGGATATATTGGTGGTGTGCCAGGTGGGGAAACCATGTGGAAAGAGGTGAAAAGTGGCGATATCAGGGCTGGAGGTTTCGACCTGAATGGCAAATGGGTGCCGCTGTATAATATTCATAAAACTTTTGCAGGACTGCGCGATGCGTGGTTATATGCCGGAAGCGAAACGGCTAAACAAATGCTGATCGACATGACCGACTGGATGCTGGATTTGGTGTCCGGGTTAAGTGATGAGCAGATACAAACCATGCTAAACAGCGAGCACGGTGGTTTGAATGAGACTTTTGCTGATGTGGCCGAAATAACCGGCGACGAGAAATACCTCGAATTGGCCAAAAAGTTCTCGCACCACGTCATTCTTGATCCTTTAATTGAGCATCACGATGAGCTGGATGGCAAACATGCCAATACGCAAATTCCTAAAGTAATCGGTTATCAACGCGTTGCTGAACTGGATGGCGACGCCAGCTGGGCAGATGCTTCATTGTTTTTTTGGGAAGACGTTGTGAGCGATCGCAGCGTTTGTATCGGAGGAAACAGTGTTCGGGAACATTTTCACCCGAAAGACGATTTTTCAGGAATGATGAATTACGTGGAAGGCCCCGAAACCTGCAACACCTACAACATGCTGAAGTTGACTAAAATGTTGTACCAGGACAATGGCAACGACAGCCGTTTTATGGACTATTACGAAAAGGCTTTGTACAATCATATTCTGTCGTCCATCAATCCCGATAATGGCGGGCTGGTTTATTTCACGCCCATGCGCCCGAATCATTACCGCGTGTACTCGCAGCCTGAAACCAGTTTTTGGTGCTGTGTAGGTTCCGGTATCGAAAACCACGGGAAATATGGCGAGATGATCTATGCACATTCCGATGAGGTTTTGTATGTTAACTTGTTTATTCCATCGGTTTTAAACTGGGAAGAAAAAGCAACCGAGTTGGTTTTGGAAACTCAGTTTCCGGACGATGATAAAGTTTATCTGACCATCAATCCGAAAGAAACAAGCGATTTTGAATTGCATCTTCGTTACCCATCATGGGTGGAGGAAGGTGCTTTGAAAGTGCTGGTAAACGGAAAGGAAACAAAATACAACGTATCTGAAAATGGTTATGCTGTTCTCCACCGTAAATGGAAAAAAGGCGATAAAGTGGAGGTTGTTCTTCCAATGAAAATTACACTGGAACAAATGGAAGACGGCGGTAATAATTATGCTTTTGAATATGGACCGATCGTGCTGGCAGCAAAAACCGGCACCGAAGACATGGACGGTTTATACGCCGATGCAAGTCGGATGGGACACGTGGCACAGGGCAAAATGATTCCGCTGAAAGACCGCCCTGTAATTGTGGCGTCTGTTGATAATCTGCCATCGATGCTGGATAAAGAAGACAGTGATAAGCTGGCTTTTAAATTGCGCGGTTTATATCCCAAGGAATACGAAAGCGGCCTGGAGTTATTGCCGTTTTACCGTGTGCACGATTCACGTTACAACATTTACTGGCCGTGTGCAACCGAGGACGAACTGAGCGATATGATCCGCGAAGTGGAAGAGGCGGAAAAAGCAAGAATTGCCTTAGACAAAATTACTGTGGATAAAGTGGAGTGCGGCGAACAGCAACCGGAATCGGATCACTTTATAAAGTTTGAAGGTTCGTGGACGGGCTACTGGAACGATTCGCATTTTAGGGAAGCAAACCAGTGGTTTAGTTACAACCTGAAAAATACAGACACAAAAGGCCGCTTTTTATACCTGAAATACTTTGATAAAGAACCGGCACGTTCAACCGAGATTTTGGTGAACGATATTTCTGCCAACGAAATAGAATTGAATGGCGAAGAAGGCAACGATTATCAGGAAAAGGTAATTGCGATTCCGGAGAGCGAAACCACTAAAAAAGAACTGATTCTGAAAATTGCAGCAACAAATAAGCATAATACCATGCAGCTTATCGAAGTGCGATTACTCACGAAAAACGAAATTCCATAA
- a CDS encoding alpha-L-arabinofuranosidase C-terminal domain-containing protein produces MKTNIITFFLLFLVTVSLRANEPDSAYVFSYTCGKNYNTAGLNFAWSVDHENWHAIGPEFRFLASDFGTWGGQKKMFDPFLFQDKDGLWHCLWTLNEDIQQFAHAASTDLYNWKRQSYPEVVEEGDVTNIEVGFDEQNKVYTITWINEINGTKRIFKTTTNDFKTYSETEYASEADRLNLRETVRIDGEEQTGVINKLSWKEIDALIKWNEWSRFHEQQRADNTSLDAERFKNLKTVDAEISVLPEKSKAISDMLIGIFFEDINYAADGGLYAELVQNRGFEYKLSDRKGSDPIWSAKKAWSLSGDGALFSIDSLAPIHENNKHFAVLDIEKPGVGLVNDGFNGISVKQGEKYNFSVFAKMLDGAKNNLRVALVDENGDVLTEVKTKAFSGDWKKLEAQLTATKTTAKAKLQVIPQDAGKVALDMISLFPENTFRNHKNGLRADLAQAIADMKPRFVRFPGGCVAHGDGLENIYHWNNTVGPLEARVHQRNIWNYHQSAGLGYFEYFQFCEDIDAEPLPVLAAGVPCQNSSCGGHGQQGGIPMSDMGDYIQEVLDLIEWANGDKSTEWGKVRAEAGHPEPFNLKYIGIGNEDLITDVFEERFTMIYDAVRAKYPEITVIGTVGPFYTGTDYVEGWELATKLEVPMVDEHYYQPPGWFIHNQDYYDRYDRSKSKVYLGEYAAHLPGRPNNIETALSEALYLTAVERNADVVTMTSYAPLLAKEGFTQWNPDLIYFNNEEVHPTVGYYVQKLYGNNSGDSYIPSEIKLSDNSEAVKKRVAISVVEDSKTSDLIVKLVNLLPAEVDAAIDLSGFKITGSEAVLSVLKGKPDSKTAKPVESKISVSDEFDYTLPAYSFSVIRIKNQ; encoded by the coding sequence ATGAAGACCAACATTATAACCTTTTTTTTGCTGTTTCTGGTAACGGTATCGTTACGTGCCAATGAGCCTGATTCAGCATATGTATTTTCGTACACATGTGGAAAAAATTACAATACTGCCGGACTGAATTTTGCCTGGAGCGTAGATCACGAAAACTGGCACGCAATCGGCCCTGAATTCCGCTTTTTGGCAAGTGATTTTGGAACCTGGGGTGGACAAAAGAAAATGTTCGACCCGTTTTTGTTTCAGGATAAAGATGGCTTGTGGCATTGCCTGTGGACACTGAATGAGGACATTCAACAGTTTGCACACGCAGCTTCAACAGATTTGTATAACTGGAAACGCCAGTCGTACCCCGAGGTAGTTGAAGAAGGAGATGTGACCAACATTGAAGTTGGATTTGATGAGCAAAACAAAGTGTACACAATCACCTGGATTAACGAAATCAACGGTACTAAAAGGATATTTAAAACCACAACGAACGATTTCAAAACGTATTCCGAAACAGAGTATGCGAGTGAAGCTGACCGTTTGAATTTGCGCGAAACCGTTCGTATTGATGGTGAAGAGCAAACTGGTGTGATCAACAAATTATCGTGGAAAGAAATTGATGCCCTGATAAAATGGAATGAATGGAGCCGTTTTCACGAACAGCAACGAGCTGATAATACTTCGTTGGATGCAGAACGTTTTAAGAATTTGAAAACTGTAGACGCCGAAATCTCGGTTCTTCCCGAAAAAAGCAAAGCCATCAGCGATATGTTGATCGGGATATTTTTTGAAGATATTAATTACGCCGCCGATGGTGGTTTATATGCCGAGTTGGTACAAAACCGTGGATTTGAATATAAGCTTTCCGACCGAAAAGGAAGCGACCCAATATGGAGCGCTAAAAAAGCCTGGAGTTTATCGGGTGACGGAGCACTTTTTTCCATTGATTCGCTTGCACCAATTCATGAAAACAACAAACATTTTGCAGTACTCGATATTGAAAAGCCGGGTGTTGGATTGGTAAACGATGGCTTTAACGGGATCTCTGTTAAGCAGGGCGAGAAATACAACTTCTCCGTTTTTGCAAAAATGTTGGATGGTGCAAAAAATAATTTGCGTGTTGCGCTGGTTGACGAGAATGGTGATGTGCTGACGGAGGTAAAAACAAAAGCATTCTCCGGTGATTGGAAAAAGCTGGAAGCACAATTGACAGCAACAAAAACCACGGCAAAAGCAAAATTGCAGGTCATTCCGCAGGATGCCGGGAAAGTGGCTTTAGATATGATTTCCCTTTTCCCTGAAAACACTTTTAGAAATCACAAAAATGGTTTACGTGCCGATCTGGCGCAGGCAATTGCCGATATGAAACCACGATTTGTACGTTTCCCAGGTGGTTGTGTGGCGCACGGCGACGGACTGGAAAATATTTATCACTGGAATAATACTGTCGGACCGCTTGAAGCGCGTGTTCATCAAAGAAACATCTGGAATTACCATCAGTCGGCCGGACTGGGATATTTCGAGTATTTTCAGTTTTGTGAGGATATTGATGCTGAACCCTTACCTGTGTTGGCGGCTGGCGTTCCTTGTCAGAATTCATCGTGTGGCGGACACGGTCAGCAAGGTGGAATACCGATGAGCGACATGGGTGATTACATTCAGGAAGTGTTGGATTTGATTGAATGGGCAAATGGCGATAAGTCCACTGAGTGGGGAAAAGTACGTGCCGAAGCCGGACACCCGGAACCGTTCAACCTGAAATACATTGGCATTGGAAACGAAGACCTGATCACCGATGTTTTTGAGGAACGTTTTACCATGATATACGATGCGGTACGTGCGAAATATCCTGAGATTACCGTAATCGGAACAGTTGGCCCGTTTTACACCGGAACCGACTATGTTGAAGGTTGGGAGTTGGCGACAAAACTTGAAGTTCCGATGGTTGACGAACACTACTATCAGCCGCCGGGTTGGTTTATTCATAACCAGGATTATTACGATCGTTACGACCGAAGCAAATCGAAAGTGTACCTCGGGGAATATGCAGCGCATTTACCGGGCCGTCCAAATAATATTGAAACGGCACTGTCGGAAGCTCTGTATTTAACAGCTGTTGAACGAAATGCCGATGTGGTTACCATGACTTCATACGCGCCCTTACTGGCAAAAGAAGGTTTTACGCAGTGGAATCCGGATTTGATCTATTTCAACAACGAGGAAGTGCATCCAACCGTTGGATATTACGTGCAGAAACTCTACGGAAACAACTCCGGCGATTCATATATTCCGTCAGAAATCAAACTTTCGGACAACAGCGAAGCAGTGAAAAAACGTGTTGCCATTTCGGTAGTAGAGGACAGCAAAACCAGCGACCTCATTGTAAAACTAGTGAATCTGCTTCCGGCTGAAGTTGATGCAGCTATCGATCTTTCTGGTTTCAAAATTACCGGTTCAGAAGCTGTATTGTCCGTTTTAAAAGGAAAACCGGACTCAAAAACTGCCAAACCAGTGGAAAGCAAAATAAGCGTGTCGGACGAATTTGATTATACACTTCCGGCCTATTCTTTTTCGGTGATACGAATTAAAAATCAATAA
- a CDS encoding glycoside hydrolase family 127 protein, protein MRLTFPIAILSLFFLMGCSTQPKETKPEHAEYPINGVSFSDVQVNDIFWLPKIETNRKATIPASFQKCEETGRLENFLIAGGKMEGTVRGDMPFDDTDVYKIIEGASYSMTTIPDPKLDAYVDSLIDIIGIGQAEDGYLTTWKIIDPTHSPAEWCPPGERWEGLAWSHELYNAGHMYEAAAAHYHATGKTNFLDIATKNADLLVSVFGADKNPQVPGHQIVETGLIKLYQITDKKEYLDLAKHFLDFRGDSTKRELWGPYNQDHIPVVEQDEAVGHAVRAAYMYAGMTDIAALYKDAAYENAVDQLWDNVVNKKIYITGGIGSKHEGEAFGENYELPNLTAYNETCAAIANVYWNYRMFLLHGDSKYIDVLERSLYNGVISGVALDGTNFFYPNPLSCDMHYHFNSGGSLTREPWFDCSCCPSNMCRFMPSVPGYIYAQKDNDIYVNLFVQSSTSVKMADAGVKIDQETKYPWDGKVKISVSPETVSQFAVRVRIPGWAQNQPLPGDLYSYANAPTAKPVILVNGESVSYETEQGYAVLDREWKSGDEVELSLPMPVRTVKASELVKDDQGKVAIERGPIVYCVEEKDNPEIGSIQVSEETQFESNYNADLLAGVEVIKASGKTKKETFTAIPYYVWNNRGANKMDVWLSKVD, encoded by the coding sequence ATGAGACTCACTTTCCCTATTGCAATTCTTTCTTTGTTCTTTTTGATGGGCTGTTCAACTCAGCCGAAAGAAACAAAACCGGAGCACGCAGAATATCCCATAAACGGGGTGTCGTTTAGCGATGTTCAGGTGAATGATATTTTTTGGTTGCCAAAGATTGAAACCAATCGTAAGGCAACGATACCGGCGTCTTTTCAGAAATGTGAAGAAACCGGTCGCCTCGAAAATTTTCTGATTGCCGGTGGCAAAATGGAAGGCACTGTGCGTGGCGACATGCCCTTCGACGATACCGATGTGTATAAAATTATTGAAGGTGCATCGTATTCGATGACAACGATCCCCGATCCGAAACTGGACGCGTATGTTGATTCGTTAATTGATATTATCGGCATCGGGCAGGCAGAAGACGGTTACCTGACAACCTGGAAAATTATCGATCCTACGCATTCACCTGCCGAATGGTGCCCTCCGGGAGAGCGCTGGGAAGGACTGGCCTGGAGTCACGAACTCTACAATGCCGGGCACATGTACGAAGCTGCGGCAGCACATTATCATGCCACCGGGAAAACAAACTTCCTGGATATTGCCACAAAAAATGCCGATTTGCTGGTTTCTGTTTTCGGAGCCGATAAAAATCCGCAGGTACCGGGTCATCAGATTGTTGAAACCGGACTGATCAAACTTTATCAGATCACTGATAAAAAGGAATACCTCGATTTGGCCAAACATTTTCTCGATTTCAGGGGAGACAGCACCAAACGCGAACTTTGGGGGCCTTATAACCAAGATCATATTCCGGTTGTTGAACAGGATGAAGCTGTCGGACACGCGGTTCGTGCAGCTTATATGTACGCCGGAATGACGGATATTGCTGCCTTGTACAAAGATGCAGCTTATGAAAATGCTGTTGACCAACTTTGGGATAATGTGGTAAATAAAAAGATCTATATCACCGGAGGAATTGGTTCGAAACACGAAGGAGAAGCTTTTGGCGAAAATTACGAACTACCTAACCTTACTGCCTATAATGAAACCTGCGCTGCCATTGCCAATGTGTATTGGAATTACCGTATGTTTTTATTGCATGGCGATTCAAAATATATCGATGTGTTGGAGCGTAGTTTGTACAACGGAGTAATTTCGGGAGTGGCACTCGACGGAACGAATTTCTTCTATCCAAACCCGCTGTCGTGCGATATGCACTACCATTTTAACAGCGGTGGAAGTCTTACCCGCGAACCCTGGTTCGATTGCTCTTGCTGTCCTTCAAATATGTGTCGTTTTATGCCTTCGGTTCCGGGATATATTTATGCGCAAAAAGACAATGATATCTACGTGAACCTGTTTGTTCAGAGCAGCACTTCAGTAAAAATGGCCGATGCGGGCGTTAAAATTGATCAGGAAACAAAATATCCGTGGGATGGAAAGGTGAAGATTTCGGTATCGCCTGAAACAGTGTCACAGTTTGCAGTGCGTGTTCGTATTCCGGGATGGGCACAAAACCAACCGTTGCCGGGCGATTTGTATAGTTACGCCAATGCTCCGACTGCAAAACCTGTAATATTGGTAAACGGCGAAAGTGTAAGCTATGAAACTGAACAAGGTTATGCTGTGTTAGATCGCGAATGGAAAAGTGGCGATGAGGTGGAATTGAGTTTGCCAATGCCGGTACGCACGGTAAAAGCCAGCGAGCTTGTTAAGGACGACCAAGGAAAAGTGGCCATTGAAAGAGGCCCGATTGTGTACTGTGTGGAAGAAAAGGATAATCCTGAAATTGGATCGATCCAGGTATCGGAAGAAACACAGTTTGAGAGCAATTACAATGCTGATTTACTGGCTGGAGTAGAAGTGATAAAAGCATCAGGTAAAACAAAAAAAGAAACTTTTACGGCTATTCCTTATTACGTTTGGAATAACCGCGGAGCCAACAAAATGGATGTTTGGCTTTCGAAAGTGGATTAG
- a CDS encoding DoxX family protein: MKKIFQTKLNDTSVHFSLLLLRLATGGFMLTHGFPKLQRLLAGEMQFGDPLGLGPEVSLVLAVFAEFVCSILIVLGLGTRLAVIPSIVTMAVAAFIAHGADPFGRKELALLYLVGYIVLLLSGSGKFSVDRFISRK; this comes from the coding sequence ATGAAGAAGATCTTTCAAACAAAATTAAACGATACAAGTGTTCACTTTTCGCTGTTGCTGCTACGTTTGGCAACAGGAGGTTTTATGCTAACCCACGGATTCCCAAAATTACAGCGTCTGTTAGCCGGCGAAATGCAATTTGGCGATCCACTTGGATTAGGACCCGAAGTTTCATTGGTACTGGCCGTTTTTGCCGAGTTTGTATGTTCCATTCTTATCGTGCTTGGTTTAGGAACACGACTGGCCGTAATTCCATCAATTGTAACTATGGCCGTAGCAGCTTTTATTGCACATGGTGCCGATCCGTTTGGCCGCAAAGAGTTGGCTTTACTGTACCTGGTGGGCTATATTGTTTTACTGCTGTCGGGTAGTGGAAAATTTTCGGTTGATCGTTTCATCAGCCGAAAGTAA